One window from the genome of Treponema sp. OMZ 838 encodes:
- a CDS encoding ABC transporter ATP-binding protein, translating to MAKVELKGIGKVYDGNVRAVENANIVIEDQEFVVFVGPSGCGKSTTLRMVAGLEEISEGDLYIDGERMNDIPPKDRNIAMVFQNYALYPHMTVYDNMAFGLKIRKVDKQEIERRVHEAARILDIEKLLDRKPKALSGGQRQRVAVGRAIVRNPKVFLFDEPLSNLDAKLRVQMRAEISDLHNRLKATMIYVTHDQVEAMTMGDKIVVMKDGKVQQIGSPLYLYNHPVNKFVAGFIGSPPMNFLNVKVIEKDGGIAIDEGTFVLHPTEDQQRHLKKYVGKNVFFGIRPEDLQLVAESDDAKNSMALKITVKEPLGAETHLYLASKNQQVIARTFNTVEAGIGELLHFVPNMEKARFFDNETEANICEDVQKQ from the coding sequence AAACGTCCGTGCAGTAGAAAATGCCAATATCGTTATCGAAGATCAGGAATTTGTTGTATTCGTCGGACCGTCCGGCTGCGGTAAATCAACGACACTCCGCATGGTAGCCGGGCTTGAAGAAATCAGCGAAGGCGACCTGTACATAGACGGTGAACGTATGAATGATATTCCGCCGAAAGACCGTAACATTGCAATGGTTTTCCAAAACTACGCACTATATCCGCACATGACTGTCTATGACAACATGGCATTCGGATTAAAGATACGTAAAGTTGATAAACAAGAAATTGAACGCCGCGTGCATGAAGCCGCCCGTATTCTCGACATTGAAAAACTGCTCGACCGTAAACCGAAAGCTCTTTCGGGCGGACAGCGCCAGCGTGTCGCAGTAGGACGTGCTATTGTCCGTAACCCCAAGGTATTCTTATTTGACGAACCGCTTTCCAACCTCGATGCAAAACTGCGTGTTCAGATGCGTGCCGAAATTTCCGACTTACACAACCGCTTAAAGGCCACGATGATCTATGTTACACACGATCAGGTTGAAGCGATGACCATGGGCGATAAAATCGTTGTTATGAAAGACGGAAAGGTACAGCAAATCGGCTCGCCGCTCTATCTTTATAACCATCCGGTAAATAAATTCGTAGCAGGATTTATCGGTTCTCCGCCCATGAACTTCTTAAATGTCAAAGTCATCGAGAAAGACGGCGGCATCGCTATCGACGAAGGTACTTTCGTCTTGCATCCTACTGAAGATCAGCAAAGACACTTAAAGAAGTATGTCGGTAAAAACGTATTCTTCGGTATTCGGCCGGAAGATTTACAACTGGTTGCAGAAAGCGATGATGCTAAAAACAGCATGGCACTCAAGATCACCGTTAAAGAACCGCTCGGAGCGGAAACCCACCTCTATCTCGCGTCAAAGAACCAGCAGGTCATTGCCCGTACATTCAACACCGTCGAAGCGGGAATCGGAGAATTGCTTCACTTTGTTCCGAATATGGAAAAAGCACGTTTCTTCGATAATGAAACGGAAGCAAATATCTGCGAGGACGTTCAAAAGCAATAA